One Coprobacter fastidiosus genomic window, GGAATGTATGCAAATCACAATACATTGACAATCTCTAATTTAAAAAACATCGGTTTAATAAAAACATTCTCTCTCAATGATTTCATTACCGATTCTGCAGCTGCAGGAACAGCATACGCAACAGGCAAAAAAACTAAAAATGGATGTATAGGTGTAGATTCTTTAGGCAATAAGTTACCGAACATGACAGAAATTTTGTCCCCTCTCGGATACGCAACAGGAATCGTAACTACCGATAAAATAACAGGTGCTACGCCATCGGCATTTTACGCACATCAGATCAAGCGAAATATGACTAAAGAGATATTAGAAGATTTGGTCAATACTAAAGCATTATTTATTGCCGGAAGCAGTGTAAAAGATTTTGAAAAAAACAATCCAGAGAAATTAGACGCACTAAAAAAGAAAAATTTTAAGGTGTTGCATGATTACAAAAATCTACCCTTATCGATGGAGGCAGAAAAAATTGCCTTGATATGTGATGAGATGAATGCCAAATTTATCAGCGAAGGCCGTGACCCGAACTATCTTAAAGAAACAACGGCCCAAGCCATCAAATTTTTATCTAACAAATCAAAAAAGGGATTTTTTCTGATGGTAGAGGGAGCACAAATCGATTGGGCAAGTCATAATAATGTTATTGAAAATGTGGTTCGAGAAGTTCTAGATTTTGATAAAGCTGTAGAAGAAGCTTTAAAGTTCGCCGATAAAAATGGAGAAACTTTAGTTATCATTACAGCAGATCATGAAACCGGTGGCATGTCTTTAAGTAATGGAAACATAGAAAAAGGATATATTAAAGCTCACTTCGCAACCAGCGGACATAGTCCTATTATGGTTCCGGTATATGCATACGGGCCACAAGCTCAATTATTCAGAGGAGTACAGGACAATACTGAGATTTTTTCTAAAATATTATCTGCATTACAAGTGAAAAAATAGTCTTCGACAAGGCATATCTTCTTAAAGTCAATTTAAATTTTTTAATAAGAAAAACGTTATTGGATTATTCTTGCGTTTTCTTACAGCCTATAACAATGTTGTTGACGGTTATCAGTAAGTTCTCTTATTGAAAGGGGCAGGAGTGTCATTTAGTTGCAATACTGTTAATACAATTTTCGAATCTATTGGCATAAGTTCAATACCATCAACACTCCCTTTTTATCCCTTATCGAAAAGAGAACTGAGTATTCACATGGATTTTTCTCAAACTTTGTCCGTGTAGCTCTTAAACTGCCCTTAATAAGAGGCCATTCCCTCTGCTCTTTGTTTCTTAACATACAATTTGCAAGTCTTTAATAAAATATCATTCAATAAACCTGAGGTTATTTCTTTTTTCTATCAAAGCATAAGGATAATTTCACACCTTTTACTTTTAAACTATAAATAACAAAAAGGGGCTTTCCGACTTTTTAAATAATTCTTTTGTCTATCATATTTATTATTCCCCTATTCGGTCAAAATTCGAATTTAACAACCATAAAACAAACACAAAAAAATACCCGAAGCAAACCTCCGGGTATCTGATATATTTCATTTACAATTACGCACCAAAATCATCATACATCAACATTTCTCGAGGAACTCCTAAGTCCCATAACATTTTTTTCACAGCATTAGCCATAGGTCCAGGACCACACATGTAATATTCAATATCTTCAGGAGCATCATGATCTTTCAAATAATGATCATAAATAACCTGATGAATAAAACCGGTATACCCTGTCCAATTGTCTTCAGGCTGAGGGTCGGACAAAGCGATATGGAAAGAGAAGTTCGGGAAATCGCGTTCGATAGCTCTAAAATCTTCTTCATAGAAAATCTCACGGCGAGAACGAGCTCCATACCAATATGATATCTTACGATCCGTTGTCTTCAATGTCTTAAACAGATGCAGCAAATGCGAACGCAATGGCGCCATACCAGCTCCTCCACCTATATACAACATTTCTCTCTTTGTATTCAAAATATGAAATTCGCCATAAGGTCCTGAAACCGTAACTTTATCTCCGGGTTTACGCGAAAAGATGTAAGAAGAACAGATACCCGGTTTAATACCAGCCGCCCATGTCCCGGTATTTCGATCGAACGGCGGTGTCGCAATACGAATATTCAGCATAACGATATTTCCTTCTGCCGGATGATTCGCCATAGAATAAGCCCGATAAGTTTCCTCATCATTTTTACAAACTAATCCCCACATCTTAAATTTATCCCATTCATCACGATATTTGTCATCAATATCCATATCCGCAAACTTAATATCGTATTTAGGAACATCAATCTGAATATAACTACCGGGCT contains:
- a CDS encoding alkaline phosphatase translates to MKNKIFSFLFVFFCVTVAFSQNKEKTKAPSSYQNTEFHTDYKPNYKNDGLNKPVKNVILLIGDGMGLAQTSAGMYANHNTLTISNLKNIGLIKTFSLNDFITDSAAAGTAYATGKKTKNGCIGVDSLGNKLPNMTEILSPLGYATGIVTTDKITGATPSAFYAHQIKRNMTKEILEDLVNTKALFIAGSSVKDFEKNNPEKLDALKKKNFKVLHDYKNLPLSMEAEKIALICDEMNAKFISEGRDPNYLKETTAQAIKFLSNKSKKGFFLMVEGAQIDWASHNNVIENVVREVLDFDKAVEEALKFADKNGETLVIITADHETGGMSLSNGNIEKGYIKAHFATSGHSPIMVPVYAYGPQAQLFRGVQDNTEIFSKILSALQVKK
- the nqrF gene encoding NADH:ubiquinone reductase (Na(+)-transporting) subunit F; amino-acid sequence: MIELMMSNLTILAAVVIFLILTLLLVAILLLAKAKLTPSGELKIRINGEREVITSAGSTLLSSLAANKIFLPSACGGGGSCGMCRCQVEEGGGEILPTEVGFFTRKQIKDHYRLACQVKVKNDLEIKIPQSILGIKKWECEVVSNNNVASFIKEFVVRLPEGETLNFQPGSYIQIDVPKYDIKFADMDIDDKYRDEWDKFKMWGLVCKNDEETYRAYSMANHPAEGNIVMLNIRIATPPFDRNTGTWAAGIKPGICSSYIFSRKPGDKVTVSGPYGEFHILNTKREMLYIGGGAGMAPLRSHLLHLFKTLKTTDRKISYWYGARSRREIFYEEDFRAIERDFPNFSFHIALSDPQPEDNWTGYTGFIHQVIYDHYLKDHDAPEDIEYYMCGPGPMANAVKKMLWDLGVPREMLMYDDFGA